From Haloarcula sp. CBA1127, a single genomic window includes:
- a CDS encoding ABC transporter ATP-binding protein, producing MNRTVKPAVELDGVTRRYGETTAVEDLSLSVRDGEFFTLVGPSGCGKTTTLRLIAGFEDPTHGEVRFGGTPVTGVPPEDRDVGVVFQNYALFPHMTVGENVAYGLSFTDPPGGGSDEARVRELLDLVDLGGMADRDPDTLSGGQQQRVAMARALAPGPDVLLLDEPMSALDAKLRERLRVQVREIQQELGITTIYVTHDQEEALAVSDRVAVMRDGTPEQVAPPRTIYREPATEFVATFVGDNNVLSGDVTAVRSTDATDAGDSGQPIADVTVNDTTLSVALNGDSDPTSAVSSGDRLTFCVRPERLAVDADQNTLTATVTSAEFLGETTRVHLDWEGRELLLRAENPPTGTVTVGFAPADAHIVDRQP from the coding sequence GTGAACCGGACCGTCAAGCCGGCTGTCGAACTCGACGGTGTCACCAGACGTTACGGCGAGACGACCGCCGTCGAGGACCTTTCGCTGTCGGTTCGGGACGGCGAGTTCTTCACGCTGGTCGGCCCCTCCGGCTGTGGGAAGACGACGACGCTCCGGCTCATCGCCGGCTTCGAGGACCCGACACACGGCGAAGTCCGGTTCGGCGGGACGCCCGTCACCGGCGTCCCCCCAGAGGACCGCGACGTGGGCGTCGTCTTCCAGAACTACGCGCTGTTCCCGCACATGACCGTCGGGGAGAACGTCGCCTATGGACTCTCGTTCACCGACCCCCCGGGCGGCGGCAGCGACGAGGCACGGGTGCGTGAGCTGCTTGACCTGGTGGACCTCGGCGGCATGGCGGACCGGGACCCGGACACGCTTTCCGGCGGCCAGCAGCAGCGGGTGGCGATGGCCCGGGCACTGGCTCCCGGCCCCGACGTACTCTTGCTCGACGAGCCGATGAGCGCCCTCGATGCGAAGCTCCGGGAGCGCCTCCGCGTGCAGGTCCGCGAGATTCAGCAGGAACTGGGTATCACGACGATTTACGTCACCCACGACCAGGAAGAGGCCCTGGCCGTATCTGACCGCGTGGCGGTCATGCGCGACGGGACGCCGGAGCAAGTCGCGCCGCCACGGACCATCTACCGCGAGCCGGCGACGGAGTTCGTCGCCACCTTCGTCGGCGACAACAACGTTCTCAGTGGCGATGTGACGGCGGTACGGTCGACCGATGCCACAGATGCCGGGGATAGTGGACAGCCCATCGCGGACGTGACGGTCAACGACACCACGCTCTCAGTGGCCCTGAATGGCGACAGCGACCCGACCTCGGCTGTTTCGTCCGGAGACCGGCTCACGTTCTGCGTTCGGCCGGAACGGCTCGCTGTCGACGCCGATCAAAACACACTGACGGCGACGGTCACGAGCGCAGAGTTCCTGGGGGAGACGACGCGTGTGCACCTCGACTGGGAGGGACGCGAACTCCTGTTGCGAGCCGAGAACCCGCCGACCGGCACCGTGACAGTCGGCTTTGCCCCGGCGGACGCACACATCGTCGACAGGCAGCCGTAA
- the nhaC gene encoding Na+/H+ antiporter NhaC: MVEFEPRLFDEIDPSERPSLGAALVPIAGMIVFLSVGLIAFDLDPQFPLFWGIAFTGLFARYHLGLSWEDLYDGIASSLLMGMRVILIMFTVYALIASWIQAGTIPSLMYFGLELFTPTVFLPVAAILSAVISFAVGSSWTTAGTLGVALIGIGSGLGISEPMTAGAILSGAYTGDKQSPLSDTTNLAAAVTDTDLYEHINAMRAGTLVAFTIAVVLYAGLGLRAAGAIPADRVASIQAAIESTYVVSPLVFLPVVVTFGLALRGVPALPTLGAGVFAGVGTAMLVQGTGFGAAWSAAQSGTAPETGMKLVNGLLESGGLTGGAWIVTIAIAALALGGLLERAGVLAVLSHHLGRLCHSVASLTGVTAVSAVSMNILAAEQYVSIVVPGMTLGNLYNEQGLKSQNLSRAIEASGTTTSALIPWSSGGLFMAGTLGVSTLEYAPYYFFGFLSPLVLLFMGVTGWQIVYADRADSEEPATQSGGTGSVAAGED, encoded by the coding sequence ATGGTCGAGTTCGAACCTCGGCTGTTCGACGAGATCGACCCGTCTGAGCGGCCGTCACTGGGTGCCGCACTCGTGCCGATCGCGGGAATGATCGTGTTCCTCAGCGTGGGCCTCATTGCCTTCGACTTAGACCCACAGTTCCCGCTGTTCTGGGGGATTGCCTTCACTGGCCTGTTCGCCCGGTACCATCTCGGGCTCTCGTGGGAAGACCTGTACGACGGCATTGCCAGTAGCCTACTCATGGGCATGCGGGTGATTCTCATCATGTTCACCGTCTATGCGCTCATCGCGTCGTGGATTCAGGCGGGCACGATTCCAAGCCTGATGTACTTCGGGCTGGAGCTGTTCACGCCAACGGTGTTTCTCCCGGTAGCAGCGATCCTCTCCGCAGTGATCTCCTTCGCCGTCGGTTCCTCATGGACGACGGCCGGGACGCTCGGGGTCGCGCTCATCGGGATCGGTTCGGGACTGGGTATTTCAGAGCCGATGACCGCTGGCGCGATTCTCAGCGGGGCCTACACGGGGGACAAGCAGTCTCCGCTCTCGGATACGACGAATCTGGCCGCCGCAGTGACAGACACGGACCTGTACGAGCACATCAACGCGATGCGGGCCGGAACGCTCGTCGCGTTCACGATTGCCGTCGTCCTGTACGCTGGCCTCGGGCTGCGGGCCGCTGGGGCCATTCCCGCTGACCGCGTTGCGTCAATTCAGGCGGCTATCGAGAGCACGTACGTCGTCTCGCCGCTCGTGTTTCTGCCGGTCGTCGTGACCTTCGGACTCGCGCTACGTGGCGTCCCCGCACTGCCGACGCTGGGAGCGGGAGTCTTTGCAGGCGTCGGGACCGCGATGCTCGTGCAGGGAACCGGATTTGGCGCAGCCTGGTCGGCGGCACAGTCCGGGACAGCCCCGGAGACGGGCATGAAGCTCGTGAACGGACTCCTAGAGAGTGGCGGGCTGACCGGCGGCGCATGGATTGTGACGATTGCGATTGCCGCGCTCGCACTGGGCGGCCTGCTCGAACGGGCCGGCGTGCTCGCGGTGCTCTCCCACCATCTCGGGCGACTCTGCCACAGCGTCGCGAGCCTCACGGGCGTCACCGCTGTGTCCGCCGTCTCGATGAATATTCTGGCGGCGGAACAGTACGTGAGCATCGTCGTGCCGGGGATGACGCTCGGTAATCTGTACAACGAACAGGGGCTCAAGAGTCAGAACCTCTCCCGGGCCATCGAAGCGTCTGGAACGACGACGAGTGCGCTTATCCCGTGGAGCAGCGGCGGACTGTTCATGGCCGGAACGCTCGGCGTCTCGACGCTGGAATACGCGCCGTACTACTTCTTCGGCTTTCTTTCGCCGCTCGTGCTCCTATTCATGGGGGTGACCGGCTGGCAGATCGTCTATGCAGACCGAGCCGACAGCGAAGAACCGGCCACGCAGTCCGGTGGCACCGGGTCGGTGGCAGCGGGCGAAGACT